A genome region from Sporosarcina sp. ANT_H38 includes the following:
- a CDS encoding MarR family winged helix-turn-helix transcriptional regulator, whose protein sequence is MNHQIPSELDLTSLLSLSFSASINELHERLSELGFEDFRPAHGFMFKCIIPNGATGIELAEYLGITKQAVSKMVDYLEKRGYVLRNTHPTDKRGKIIVLTERGWSVVKAKEKILTEIEGRWSENIGTERMQMLKKDLSKLFFEEKLFSGRNSSQGNW, encoded by the coding sequence ATGAATCATCAAATACCTAGCGAATTGGATCTTACATCACTTTTGTCATTATCCTTTAGTGCATCTATTAATGAACTGCATGAAAGATTAAGTGAATTGGGATTTGAAGATTTCAGACCTGCACATGGCTTTATGTTTAAATGTATCATTCCTAATGGAGCGACGGGTATAGAACTAGCTGAGTATTTAGGAATTACAAAGCAGGCTGTAAGTAAAATGGTGGATTATCTTGAAAAAAGGGGTTATGTATTACGTAATACTCATCCGACGGATAAGAGAGGGAAGATTATTGTTTTGACCGAACGAGGTTGGTCAGTAGTGAAAGCAAAAGAGAAGATACTAACTGAGATTGAGGGACGTTGGAGTGAAAACATAGGTACTGAACGAATGCAAATGCTCAAAAAAGATTTATCAAAGTTATTTTTTGAAGAAAAATTGTTCAGTGGTAGAAACTCATCTCAAGGAAATTGGTAA
- a CDS encoding DUF3238 domain-containing protein: MANIVKIRASVFAPYAWLEPIKEPATGSVLEYAGDAREFTPYAVNTMRSRLEQEVIIDFFKKEILTYANACIVTVKVTNPDGSIDYKKGKTSSENIVCTNVVWGADDVSFEMRASASNPLNTAAPAADYLLTIRVNQNGVAYIEGSHDGFPCYEFYKQTDFGPFELIYTHNFRETGDTPEALAGDMEYSFKKTI; encoded by the coding sequence ATGGCTAACATCGTTAAAATTAGAGCTAGTGTATTTGCACCATATGCCTGGTTGGAACCTATAAAAGAACCTGCAACAGGAAGCGTACTGGAATACGCTGGTGATGCACGTGAATTTACACCCTACGCTGTAAACACAATGCGGTCAAGATTAGAGCAAGAAGTGATTATTGATTTTTTTAAAAAAGAAATTTTAACATATGCAAATGCTTGTATCGTAACTGTAAAAGTTACAAATCCAGATGGTTCAATTGATTATAAAAAAGGAAAAACAAGTTCAGAAAACATTGTATGTACTAATGTTGTGTGGGGCGCTGACGATGTTTCTTTTGAAATGAGAGCTAGTGCCAGTAATCCTTTAAATACAGCAGCACCTGCGGCTGACTATTTATTAACTATACGTGTTAACCAAAATGGTGTGGCGTATATTGAAGGTTCACATGATGGGTTCCCCTGCTATGAATTTTATAAACAAACAGATTTTGGTCCATTTGAATTAATCTATACACATAATTTTAGAGAAACTGGTGATACTCCAGAAGCGCTAGCTGGAGATATGGAATACAGTTTTAAAAAGACAATCTAG
- a CDS encoding DUF3238 domain-containing protein: MTNIVKIRASVFIPMSWTEPRKDTKTGNLIQFEGDSREFTPYAVNTMRSRIEQEVVVDFHKREILTYANTGITMERITTSNDSVNKRTGKASTKDILCTDIVWSSNDVRFQMSASASNPLNASAPPADYLLTVQVKIDGTVDIHGEHDGFPCYEFYKQVNFSPFEEIHTHDFRETGDTAEALGGEMEYSFKKIL, from the coding sequence ATGACTAACATCGTGAAAATTAGAGCTAGTGTATTTATTCCAATGTCTTGGACTGAACCTAGGAAGGATACTAAAACAGGAAACCTGATTCAATTTGAAGGTGACTCACGTGAATTTACACCTTATGCTGTAAACACGATGCGTTCCAGAATTGAACAAGAAGTAGTTGTAGATTTTCACAAAAGAGAAATTTTAACATATGCGAATACTGGCATAACAATGGAAAGAATCACAACTTCAAATGATTCCGTTAATAAAAGAACAGGAAAAGCTAGTACAAAAGATATTTTGTGCACTGATATTGTTTGGAGTTCTAATGATGTCAGATTTCAAATGAGTGCAAGTGCGAGCAACCCATTAAATGCATCTGCCCCTCCTGCTGACTACCTATTAACGGTACAGGTCAAAATAGATGGTACTGTAGATATTCATGGTGAACATGATGGATTCCCTTGTTATGAATTTTATAAGCAAGTAAATTTTAGTCCGTTTGAAGAAATTCATACACATGATTTCAGGGAAACAGGTGATACAGCCGAAGCTCTAGGTGGAGAAATGGAATATAGTTTCAAAAAAATATTGTAA
- a CDS encoding FMN-dependent NADH-azoreductase: MKTVLFVKANNRPANQAVSVKLYEAFLTSYKESHPNDTVVELDLFNEELPYVGVDMIDGTFKASKGLDLTLKEAKAVAVADKYLEQFLAADKVVFGFPLWNLTIPAVLHTYIDYLNRSGKTFKYTPEGPVGLLRNKKIALLNASGGVYSTGPAAEVEMAVKYVASMMGFFGIKDIDKIVIEGHNQSPDKAEEIIATGLEKAIKAASTF, from the coding sequence TTGAAAACAGTTTTATTTGTAAAAGCAAACAATCGGCCAGCAAACCAAGCAGTGAGTGTGAAATTATATGAGGCTTTTTTAACGAGCTATAAAGAATCACATCCAAATGATACAGTGGTAGAGCTTGATTTATTCAATGAAGAGTTGCCATATGTAGGAGTAGATATGATTGACGGTACATTTAAGGCTAGTAAAGGGCTTGATCTAACATTAAAGGAAGCAAAAGCGGTAGCTGTTGCTGATAAATATTTAGAACAATTCCTTGCAGCTGATAAAGTTGTATTCGGTTTCCCGTTATGGAATCTAACAATCCCAGCTGTCCTACACACATATATTGATTACTTAAATCGTTCGGGAAAAACCTTTAAATATACGCCAGAAGGTCCAGTAGGTCTTCTGAGAAATAAGAAAATTGCATTATTAAATGCAAGTGGTGGTGTGTATTCTACAGGACCAGCAGCTGAGGTAGAAATGGCTGTAAAATATGTAGCAAGTATGATGGGCTTTTTCGGTATAAAAGATATAGACAAGATAGTAATTGAAGGCCACAACCAATCTCCAGATAAAGCAGAAGAAATTATAGCGACAGGGCTTGAAAAAGCTATTAAAGCAGCAAGTACGTTCTAA
- a CDS encoding serine hydrolase, which translates to MEKVLDKLEELKSAEVGIIVYSQVKQEIVLSLNKGLSVPLASAAKVAIAFCIAKLVEERHYKWTDIVEDIILNPEEDSNKVYPHFQSRENLALQDAVEVMIACHDSFVANRIVQFCGGWEMVNNKIKSYFKNINITQNPRDLDNNGELSEMLEILRLIIQGYKTNPDLWIPIINGLIRQRGDIEGIPSHFLNHMTGGLDKVIVDIGIIGEFSKNPLLYVLGAKNLPNRNKEKLADEIIIEAMKLLYVEYCNQEVELENESLSN; encoded by the coding sequence GTGGAGAAGGTTCTTGATAAATTAGAGGAATTAAAGTCAGCTGAAGTGGGAATTATTGTTTATTCACAAGTGAAACAGGAAATAGTTTTATCATTGAATAAAGGTTTATCAGTACCTCTTGCTTCTGCGGCAAAAGTTGCAATTGCCTTTTGTATAGCAAAATTAGTTGAAGAAAGACACTATAAATGGACTGACATTGTTGAAGATATAATTTTAAATCCAGAAGAGGATAGTAATAAAGTGTATCCCCACTTTCAAAGTAGAGAGAACTTAGCACTCCAAGATGCGGTGGAAGTGATGATAGCCTGTCACGATAGTTTTGTTGCAAATAGAATTGTTCAATTTTGTGGTGGATGGGAAATGGTTAACAATAAAATAAAATCATATTTTAAAAACATAAATATTACTCAAAATCCAAGAGATTTGGATAATAACGGAGAATTGAGTGAGATGTTAGAGATTTTACGATTAATAATTCAAGGATACAAAACTAATCCTGATTTATGGATTCCAATTATTAATGGTTTAATTAGGCAACGAGGTGATATAGAAGGTATACCAAGCCATTTCTTAAATCATATGACTGGTGGATTAGATAAGGTGATAGTTGATATTGGGATAATAGGTGAGTTTTCCAAAAATCCACTATTATATGTTTTGGGTGCGAAGAATTTACCAAATCGAAATAAAGAGAAATTAGCAGATGAAATAATTATTGAAGCTATGAAATTACTTTATGTTGAGTATTGTAATCAAGAAGTTGAATTGGAAAATGAAAGTCTATCTAATTGA
- a CDS encoding uridine kinase, with protein sequence MNKLIQEIIHWIQNSDKKLIIGISGHGAAGKTTFAHMLMEELKHDVNYLNTDPYIVSSAIRKNAVIDYIHKGTLHRFKMTACHPAAHHVPSLERDVLMLKENMNLLTIDTHYLKNEILTSQNKLTIVEGMSVAFANPDLFDFLIYFYTDGDTELERRFARDIEERGTDIDYLKQSHNERRIQYEVFMHPYSKNFDIIIKSAKETNYVEENTFDFKLI encoded by the coding sequence ATGAACAAGTTAATTCAAGAAATCATACATTGGATTCAAAATTCGGATAAGAAGCTGATTATTGGGATTTCTGGTCATGGGGCTGCAGGAAAGACAACTTTTGCACATATGTTAATGGAAGAGTTAAAGCACGATGTAAACTATCTTAATACAGATCCATACATAGTGAGTTCGGCAATACGAAAAAACGCAGTGATTGACTATATACATAAAGGAACACTACATCGCTTTAAAATGACAGCATGCCACCCCGCAGCGCATCATGTACCATCCTTAGAAAGAGATGTACTGATGCTAAAGGAAAATATGAATTTACTCACGATTGATACACATTATTTAAAGAATGAAATACTTACTTCACAAAACAAATTAACTATTGTAGAAGGTATGAGTGTTGCTTTTGCAAATCCTGATCTATTTGATTTTCTTATTTATTTTTATACTGATGGTGATACGGAACTAGAGAGACGATTCGCTCGAGATATAGAGGAAAGAGGAACGGATATCGATTATTTAAAGCAATCTCACAATGAGCGACGTATTCAGTACGAAGTGTTTATGCATCCATACAGTAAAAATTTCGATATTATTATAAAAAGTGCCAAGGAAACAAATTATGTTGAGGAGAATACATTTGATTTTAAGTTAATTTAG
- a CDS encoding Clp protease ClpB, with translation MKQLTYFISALIVGISIIISGFIISNTFSNSASEDNNSQPTTNSIPEVMTKTQLSGYLQISEQSIENIIKEDEFEKAKLQGSFDTYRFIPYFNLENQERFLKAEINEWLQYKNDHR, from the coding sequence CATTGATAGTGGGAATATCAATAATAATATCTGGTTTTATTATTAGTAATACTTTTTCGAATTCAGCAAGTGAAGATAATAATTCACAACCAACTACAAATTCAATACCAGAAGTAATGACTAAAACGCAACTTTCAGGATATCTTCAGATAAGCGAACAATCGATAGAAAACATTATAAAGGAAGATGAATTCGAGAAGGCAAAACTACAAGGTAGCTTTGACACTTATCGATTTATTCCATACTTTAATTTAGAAAATCAGGAACGATTTTTAAAAGCGGAGATAAATGAGTGGTTGCAATATAAGAATGACCACCGCTAA